In the Engystomops pustulosus chromosome 2, aEngPut4.maternal, whole genome shotgun sequence genome, one interval contains:
- the LOC140117912 gene encoding tubulin alpha chain: protein MRECISIHVGQAGVQIGNACWELYCLEHGIQPDGQMPSDKTIGGGDDSFNTFFSETGAGKHVPRAVFVDLEPTVIDEVRTGTYRQLFHPEQLITGKEDAANNYARGHYTIGKEIIDLVLDRIRKLADQCTGLQGFLVFHSFGGGTGSGFTSLLMERLSVDYGKKSKLEFAIYPAPQVSTAVVEPYNSILTTHTTLEHSDCAFMVDNEAIYDICRRNLDIERPTYTNLNRLISQIVSSITASLRFDGALNVDLTEFQTNLVPYPRIHFPLATYAPVISAEKAYHEQLTVADITNACFEPANQMVKCDPRHGKYMACCLLYRGDVVPKDVNAAIATIKTKRSIQFVDWCPTGFKVGINYQPPTVVPGGDLAKVQRAVCMLSNTTAIAEAWARLDHKFDLMYAKRAFVHWYVGEGMEEGEFSEAREDMAALEKDYEEVGADSADAEDEGEEY, encoded by the exons ATG CGTGAGTGCATCTCTATCCACgttggtcaggctggtgtgcagATCGGTAACGCCTGCTGGGAGCTGTACTGTCTGGAACATGGCATCCAGCCTGATGGGCAGATGCCCAGCGACAAGACCATCGGTGGAGGAGACGATTCCTTCAACACTTTCTTCAGTGAAACTGGAGCTGGAAAACATGTCCCCAGAGCGGTGTTTGTGGACCTGGAACCTACAGTCATCG ATGAGGTCCGTACTGGTACATATCGCCAGCTGTTCCACCCAGAACAACTGATCACTGGAAAGGAAGATGCTGCCAACAACTATGCCCGTGGTCACTACACTATTGGCAAGGAAATCATTGATCTTGTGCTTGACAGAATCCGCAAACTG GCTGATCAATGCACAGGTCTTCAAGGTTTCCTGGTCTTCCACAGCTTCGGTGGTGGTACTGGTTCTGGTTTCACCTCTCTGCTGATGGAACGTCTCTCTGTAGATTATGGAAAGAAGTCCAAGCTGGAGTTTGCCATCTACCCAGCACCCCAAGTGTCCACTGCTGTTGTTGAGCCCTACAACTCCATCCTCACCACTCACACCACCCTTGAGCACTCTGACTGTGCTTTCATGGTAGACAATGAAGCCATCTATGACATCTGCCGTAGAAATCTAGATATTGAGCGCCCCACCTACACCAACCTGAACCGCCTTATTAGTCAGATTGTTTCCTCTATTACAGCTTCTCTAAGATTTGATGGAGCCCTGAATGTAGATCTGACAGAGTTCCAGACCAACTTGGTGCCCTATCCCCGTATCCACTTCCCTCTTGCCACCTATGCCCCAGTTATCTCAGCAGAGAAGGCTTACCATGAGCAGCTTACAGTAGCAGATATAACCAATGCTTGCTTTGAGCCAGCCAACCAGATGGTGAAATGTGACCCACGTCATGGTAAATACATGGCTTGCTGCCTGTTGTACCGTGGTGATGTGGTGCCCAAAGATGTAAATGCAGCTATTGCCACCATCAAGACCAAACGAAGCATCCAGTTTGTGGACTGGTGCCCAACTGGTTTTAAGGTCGGTATTAACTATCAGCCACCAACTGTGGTTCCAGGTGGGGATCTGGCCAAGGTCCAgcgtgctgtgtgtatgctgagcAACACCACTGCCATCGCAGAGGCCTGGGCTAGACTGGACCATAAGTTTGATCTTATGTATGCCAAGCGTGCCTTTGTGCACTGGTATGTAGGTGAGGGTATGGAGGAGGGAGAGTTCTCTGAGGCCCGTGAGGACATGGCTGCTCTAGAGAAAGATTATGAAGAAGTTGGGGCTGATAGTGCTGACGCAGAAGATGAAGGTGAAGAGTATTAA